Part of the Eikenella corrodens genome is shown below.
TGCACCGCCAGCATCGACGAATCCGTCCCGCCCTTTCTGCGCGGCAAAAATCAAGGCTGGGTAACCGCCGAATACGGCATGCTCCCCGCCTCCACCGCCAGCCGCATGCGCCGCGAAGCCGCCCAAGGCAAGCAATCCGGCCGCACCCAGGAAATCCAACGCCTGATCGGCCGCTCCCTGCGTGCCGCCGTAGATTTGAGCCGGCTGGGCGAACGCCAAATCCTGATCGATTGCGACGTAATCCAAGCCGACGGCGGCACCCGCACTGCCAGCATCACCGGCGCATACGTCGCCCTGCATTTGGCCATTGGCAAGCTCTTGGCCGCAGGCAAACTCGCGCACAACCCGATCCGCGAAGCCGTGGCCGCCATATCGCTCGGCATCGTCGGCGGCGTGCCCCTGCTTGATTTGGACTACCCCGAAGACTCCGGCTGCGACAGCGACATCAACCTCGTGATGACCGCCTCCGGCAACATCATCGAAATCCAAGGCACCGCCGAAGGCGCCGCCTTCAGCCCCGCCGCGCTCACCCAACTGCTCGCGCTCGGCCAAAAAGGCATCGCCGAACTGCTGCAACACCAGCAAGCCGCCATTGCAGCGGCCGGCTGAGGCTACCTGAAAGCCGGTTTGCTGTACAATCCGTGTTTGCCGAAGCGGCATTTTCAGGTAGCCTCCAACACGTCAAACAGGCTACCTGAAAGTGCAGTAGCAACAAAGTTAAAACCACCTATCATCCAAACAAGAGAAACCCATGAAACTCTACACCAGCCCCACTTCCCCCTACGGCCGCCTTGTCTTGCTTGCCGCCCTTCCCCGGCATGATCTCGATTTCGAGATTGCCTATACCAATCCGTGGGAAAACCCCGCCGGGCTCCAAGCCCTCAACCCCTTCTCCCAAGTGCCCGTTCTGCAAACCGACAGCGGCACCGTCATCGGCAACAGCCCGTTTATCTTAGACTTCCTGCTCGGCCACCCTTTAAAAACTGCCGAACAAACCTCCACCGCCGCCTTTGCCTTCTCCCTGCTCGACCAGCTGGTGAAACTCTTCGGCCTGCAAAAATTCAAAGCCGACAACACCCCCGACCACCCGCTCACCGAACGCGCCCGTGCCGCCTGCAGCCGAGGCCTGGCCGCCGCCCCGCAACTGGATGCCGAGAGCGGCGACGTTGCCCACCTCGCGCTGGGCATGGCCTTGGTGTTTATGCAATACCGCCTGCCCGATTTGCAGCCCCACCTCAGCCCCGCCAACCAAAGCGCATTGGCACAATTTACCGCCCGCGCCGACGTGCGCGCCGTGTCGCCGGAAAATCTGGAAAGCCGCCCCGCCACCTTGGCGCAGCTGCGGCAAGGTTTGGTTTAGCCCTATCCGCATCCCCGCCGATACGGCAAAGGCTACCTGAAAAACAGCGCTGCCGAATTTTCAGGTAGCCTGCCGTTATAGTGAATTAAATTTAAATCAGGACAAGGCGGCGAGCCGCAGACAGTACACATAGTACGGCAAGGCGAGACAACGCTGTACTGGTTTAAATTTAATTCACTATATAATGCGTGCATCGCCCAAACAATACCGAAAGATAAGAAAGGATTAGCAGCATGAGTACCCCGCAAACCGCCATCATCCCGGAAACCATCACCGCCGCCATTTATATCGAGGCCGACGTGCGCGATAAGGCCAAAGTCAAAACCGCCTGCCGCGAAGCCCTCGCCGCGCTGGCCGACTGCCAAACCCGTTTCCCCGGCCACGAGTTGGGTATGACCATCGCTTTCGGTGCAGACTTCTGGCGCAGCCTGAACCACAGCGGCGAAGGCGAGGAAATCCGCCCCTTCGTGCCGCTGGGCAACGGCCTGTGCCCGGCCACCCAGTGCGATGTGATGGTCCATGTCCAATCCACCCATACCGGCCTGAACTATTTGCTGGCGGAAAAAGTGCTGGCCGCTTTCGGCGAATCGCTTGAAGTAAAAAACGAAACCCACGGCTTCCGTATGCCGGAAGAACGCGGCTTGGACGGCTTCGTGGACGGCACGGAAAACCCGCACGGCGATGAAGAAATCGCTTCCGTCGGCATCATCGCCGAAGGGAAAAGCGCGGGCGGCAGCTATGTGGTGCTGCAACAATACCTGCACGACCTGAACAAATGGGACGGCATCAGCGTGAAGGAACAGGAGCAGGCCGTCGGCCGCAGCAAAGCCGACAACATCGAATTCGCCCGCGAAGAGCGCCTGCCCGATTCGCACCTGGGCCGCACCAACATCAAAGAAAATGGTGTCGGCTTGAAAATCGTGCGCCGCAGCCTGCCTTTCGGCCAAGTGAGCGGCGAGCACGGCCTGCAATTCATCGCCTATAGCGCCAGCCTGCACAATATCGACGAACAACTGAAATTCATGTTCGGCGAAAAAGACGGCAAAATCGACCTGCTGCTGAAACATATGTCCACCGCCAAGCGCAGTGCCTACTACTACGCGCCGAGCGTAAAGCGATTGGCTGATCTGTGATGTTGTAGATTGGTTTGGTTGGCCGGTAATACAAAGGCTACCTGAAAACGTTGCGGAACAGTCCCACGCTTTTTTTCAGGTAGCCTTACTTCTCGCTATCAAGCAATCTAATTAATCACACTGTTTCCTGATCAGCCGGTTTGCCGCCGGCCATTTTGCCGATGATGCTGCCGAGCACAATCCCGGCCAGGGCGAAGGGCAGCCACTCTAGCGAATAGGCTTTCAGCGGCAGTTGTTCGGTAAAGCCCGCACCGGCCACGGAGAGGATGGAAACTGCGGTAGCCAGGCCGGTGGCGAGGCGGTGGGCAAGCAGGGGCATCGGGCGGATGAAGTTGTCGATAATCAGCAGCAGCAGGATGGTCATGGCAATCGGGTAGAGCACCATCAATACGGGCACGGATTTGCCGATAACAGCGCTTAGGCCTTGGTTAGCCAGGATGAAGCTCACGAGGGTTACGGCGATGACGTAGCTGCTGTAGCGGATGCGCGGGAACAGGCCGTAGAAGAATTCGCCCACGGCGGTCACCAAGCCGACCGAGGTGGTGAGGCAGGCGAGGGTAACGATGATGCCGAACAGGATACGGCCGAAGCTGCCGAAGGTTTGGTAGGCGGCGGTATTGAGCAGGAAGGAGCCGATGTCTTGCTGTTTGGCAGACAGGTCGGCCAGGGTGTCGGGCGACACGGAAAGGCGGTTGCTTACCCAGGCCAGGCCGACATAAATAATAGCCAGCGATACGGCGGCGATGATGCCGGCCACAAAAGTTTGCTTCATCACCACTTGGTTATCGCGTTGATCCGCCGGCATTTTGGCCTTAATGGCGTTGATCACAATTACGGAAAAGGCCACGGAGGCAAGCACGTCCATGGTTTGGTAGCCACCGATAAAACCGGCCAAGAAGGCGGATTGGTCGCCAAAGTTGACAGCCGGCATGGTGGGCGGGTTGCCGTAGAGCCACCACACGGATTTGCCGATCAGGGCAAGGATGGCGATGAGCAGGGCAGGGGTGAGGATGGCGCCGATGCGCTCGACCATTTTGGAGGGGTTCAGGCTCGGCCACAGGGTGACGGCGTAGTAAACCACGGTGAAGGCGAGAAGCGAGGTGCGGCCGGCTTCACCGATAAAGGGCAATACGGCCATTTCGTAGGAAGTGGCACCGGTGCGCGGGATGGCGAAGAAAGGGCCGATGGTGAGATAAATCGCCATCAGGAAAATGACGGCAAACCAAGGGTGGATGCGGGTGAGGGCAGTTTTGTAGCCGTTATGGTAGAAAGCGCTTACCACGATGCCTAACAGCGGCAGGCCGACGCCGGTGATGACGAAGCCGAGGAGGGTGCTCCAGAATTCGGGGCCGCTATTGAGGCCGAGGGTGGGCGGGAAAATCAGGTTGCCGGCACCAAAAAAGATGGCGAACAGCATAAAGCCGATAATAAAGGTGTTCTTATTCATGAGTTTTCTAGCGGGCTGCTATTACTTGGATAGAGCCGAGGTAAAAAGGCGTTATGATACCGAATCGGCTGCTAAAGGGGTAGGGCGGTGAGGCAAATGGATTTTTATTTCGTTGAAGCCGATGTTTTCAGGTAGCCTCTGGCCGGTTTGAGGCTACCTGAAAAAACGGTCTGCTTGAAACTTGAGTTGCTAACGCAGGATGCAGGATATGTAAAACGCTTTATCCCGGCAGCGGGAAACAGTATAATCCGACGCTTTCGCCGATGTATTAACCCTTTCTTTCCTTGCGCCGATTTTATGCCGCTGCTGTCTATCGAATTTGCCGCCTTTTTCCTGTGCTTTTTTCCTGTTTACTGGCTGTTGGCCAAGCATCCGCGCTGGCAGAATTGGCTGTTGCTGTTTGCCGGTTTGGGTTGGCTGTGGCATTTGCATTGGGGCTTTGCCGTAGCGGTATTGGCGTTTTCGCTGGGGGTTACGCTGATTGCGGCCGGTTTGTCGCAAGGCAAGGCGCAGGCGGCTCGGTGCAGATGGCTCGCGGCAGGCGTGCTGCTGGCGGTGTTGAATCTGTCGTTTTTCAAATATGTGGATTTTTTCCTGCCGCTGTTGCAGCGCGGCGGGCCAGATCAAGATACGGCGCTGGGCATCCTGATGCCGCTGGGCATTTCTTATTACACCTTTCAAGGCGTAGCCTATCTGGTGTCGGTTTACCGCAATGAAGACGTGCGGCTCAAATGGCGCGAGCTTTTGCTGTATTTCAGCTTTTTCCCCACCATCACTTCCGGCCCGATTGCCCGTGCCGGCCAATTAAAAAGCATCTGCGGCACAGACGGCGGCATGGCGGCGCAAATCCGCAGCGAACAGCCGCGCGTTATTATCCGTCCGGCATTGGCTATCGGCCTGATTGTGCTGGGTATCTGCAAAAAGTGGTGGCTGGCCGGGGCGCTGGGCGGCAATTGGGTAGACCCGGTGTTTGAAAACCCGCTGCAATACGATGCCATCACGGTGCTCACCGCGATGTATGGCTACACCGTTCAGCTGTTTATGGATTTTTCCGGCTACACCGATTTGGTGGTGGGCATGGCTATGCTGCTCGGTTTTCAGCTGCCGCAAAACTTCGCCATGCCGCTGCGCGCGTTTAACCTGCGCGATTTCTGGGACCGTTGGCACATCACGCTCTCCACTTGGATTCGCGACTACATCTATATCCCGCTGGGCGGCAGCCGCAAAGGTTGGTGGCGCACGCAGGTCAATTTGATGATTGCCATGCTGCTCTCCGGCATTTGGCACGGCCACGGCTGGAATTTTTTGCTGTGGGGCGCGTTGCACGGCGTGGTGCTGGTGGGGCTGAACATCGGCGATAAAATTTTGGGCGGGCGAGAGAAATTGTCTGGTTCTTCCCGCTTGGGCAAACTGGCGGCGGTGTTGTTTACCGTTAACTTCGTCTGTTTCTCCTTCGTGGTATTCCGCACCGAAAGCCTGGCCGATGCCGGATTGATGTTCCGTTCGCTCTTGGGTGGTGGCGGCAGCGGCGTGCCGGAATTGGAAACCCTGCTGGTACTGGGCGCGATGGTGCTTGCGCTGGCCGCCTACGGTTTCTTGGCCAAGCTGTTTGACCGCGCGGTGGCGCTGTTGGAGCGCCTGCCGATGTGGACATGGCCGCTGCCGATGGGCGCTGCGATGTGGCTGCTGATGGTGTTCGCCCCCTCCGGCATTCCCGGCTTTATGTATGCTAACTTTTAATCACGATAACAATAAGAAAGGATTAAGCAGCCATGAATCCCAGCAAAGCCAAACGCCGAGCCAATAGGAACAAACGCAAACACCGTGATCAAGCCGCCAGCCGCAAAACGGGTGCGGAAAAACGCCCCGAGCAATTGGAGTTGCCGGTGTCGATGCCGGAACGAGGGGCAGCCAAATCCGAACCGCAGGCCAAAACTAAAGACTCATCCCACCATAAAACCAAAGCTGCGGCTAAAACTGATCCGGTATCGTCGCCCCGTTTTCGGGTAGCTTCGGACAAAGCAGCCGGAGCAGAGCATAAAGTGCCGCCACGCAAACCAAAATCTGCGCAATATGCCACCGTACGGCCGGAAAAAACCGCCCGCCCCGTAGCAGATACTGCCAGTCTGTCCAGTCCGGCATCGGATAAACAAAACAAACCTGCTTCGTCGATGTGGCGATTATATGCGGTTATGCTGTTTACCGCGCTGCTCACCGTGTGGTTCAGCCAAGACTCCATCAACGCCTATTGGCAGCAAACTTATCATCGCGCCAGCCCCTTGGAAAATTTAAACGATTACGGCTGGTGGCGCAGCGGCAGCAGCTGGCAGCAAGCCGCCTTGTCGCAGCATGAGGCCGCTTTGGGCTGGCTGGAAGCCAAAAACGAAAGCTGGCGCCAACAGCATACCGCTGAGTATGCACTACCGGATGCGGCCGTAATGCCTACCGTACCTACCGTGCCGCCTGAAGTCGAAAGCAAGCCTGCTTCTGCACCGCCTGTGGCGCAAAACACCGCCTCCAAACCACTGCCGGAGCGCGTACGGCTTTCGGCTGGCGACAAAGTATTTTTTGCCGGTGATTCCATGATGGAGGGTGTAGCGCCGCATGTGCAAAAATGGTTGAGCAGCCAATACGGTATTGATTCGCTTAACCTCAGCAAACAAAGCACCGGCTTGTCCTACCCCAGCTTCTTCGATTGGCCGGCCACCATAGAAAAAACCTTGCGGGAAGATCGAAAAATCAGGTTGCTCGTGATATTCCTAGGGCCGAACGATCCTTGGGATTTTCCTAATCCCGAGCCGGGCACGCGAGGCTACCTGAAATTCCAAAGCCCAGAATGGGAACAGGTGTACCGGCAGCGTATCGAACGCATTTTGGCAGCCGCCCAGGCAGCCGATGTTAAGGTTATTTGGCTGGGTGTGCCGCTGATGAAGAGCAGCCGCCTTAATGCCCAAATGCGCTACCTCGACCGCCTGTTTGCCAGCGAGCTGGCCGGGAAAACCATCTGGCTGCCCACCGATAAAATCATGGGCGGCGGAGACGGGCAATACCGCGACAGCATCAGCATCAACGGGCAAACCGTCCGCCTGCGCAGCAAAGACGGCATTCATTTCACCATCAAGGGACAGCAGCTTCTGGCCGAGCAGATAACCGGCCGCATCGACTACCAACCTGCTCCTGCCGCACCGGCCGCCCCCGCCGCCTCCGAAACCGTTATCGCGGGCGGGAAACCATAAAATTTAAGGATAGTTAGAGTAATGTTGTTTTCCAAAAAAGGCCGCCAACTGGCCTTAATGATCGCCTGTCTGCTCGCCTGCCAGGCCTGCAGCGCCGAAACCGCCGCCCAAGGCACCCCCGAAAAAGCCGAGCTCACCAACTACGGCAGCTGGCAGCCCGTGTGGCTCGCCAAGCTGCAGCGGCTCAGCCGGGGCGGCAACGTAAAATTCCGCATCGTTCAGCTGGGCGACTCCCACACCGCCGGCGACTATTTTACCAACGAGTTGCGTACCCGTCTGCAGCAGCAGTGGGGTGACGGCGGTATAGGCTGGGTGTATCCCAACTCCGTATCCGGCCAGCGCAATGCCCAAGTGCTGCACAACAGCAGCGGCTGGCAGGTGCTGAGTAATCGCAACGCCCATGCCGAATTCCCGCTGGGCGGCATCCTTAACCGCTCCTCCGGTGGCGGCGGCAGCGTAACCGTTAATCCGCGCAACCCCGTTGCCGAAGCCCAGCAAATCACCATCACCGCCCGCCCCGTATTTGCCGACAGCGAACTCAAAGTGCAAGACGCGCAAGGCAGCCAGGTTGCCTCCCTGCCCAACCTCGGCAGCAACGCCTGGCAGTATTTCTCCTTCACCGCCAACCTGCCGCTCAGCTACCGCGCCCAAGCCGGCGACATTTGGGAAATCGGCCACATCAATATTGAAAACAGCCGCCCCGGCGTAACCGTATCCGCCATGGGCATCAACGGCTCCCAGCTTTCCCAGTGGAGCGGCTGGCGTGCCGACTGGCAGCAGGATTTGTCGGCCACCCAGGCCGATTTGGTCATCCTCGCCTACGGCACCAACGAAGCCTTCAACAGCAATCTGGACATCGTGCAAACCAAGCGCATTTGGGTCGACACCATCCGTAAAATCCGCGAAGCCCTGCCCGGCGCAGGCATCCTGATTATCGGCGCGCCCGAATCACTCAAAAGCCGCCACGGCCAATGCGGCCAGCGCCCGCCCTATCTTGATGCCGTACAGCAAATGCAGCGCGACATAGCGCAGCAGGAGCAAACCCTATATTGGTCGTGGCAGACTGCCATGGGTGGCGCGTGCAGCATGAAAAGCTGGATGGCGCAAGGCCTCGGCGCGCGGGACGGCGTGCACTTCACCGCCCAAGGCTACCAAACCGTCGCCGACAAGCTGGCCGACGACCTCATCAAACTGGCCAATAAATAATCGGCCGAACCGTTTTCAGGTAGCATCATGAAATGCAAAAGGCTACCTGAAAATTTAAATGCAGCTGTTTGCCCGAACCAGTTTGTTTCCGTTCCAGCTCGTGCCCGGCATTTGGCCGCAAAGGGCAGGGCAGGCTACCTGAAAACCCGATGCAGGCCGGGAAACAGCAGGCTAATATATTTTCAGGTAGCCTCAAATACGAAAAGGCTACCTGAAAATATATCGGGTTGAAATGACAAATAAAACGAGGCAGCAGGTCGCAAACGATATATTCGTTCAGGCAAAACAAGCCGGCACCGTAACATCCTTATCCAATTCGCCAAACAACCACCTTCCTCCTACAGAGTCCAACCATGCCGCAACGTCAAGACATCATCCGTTGGTGCAACGAATTTTTGCGTACCGCCGAATTTCACGACTACGCCCCCAACGGCCTGCAGGTGGAGGGGCGGGAAGAAGTGCATAAAATTGTGTGTGCCGTTACCGCCAGCCAGGCCGCCATCGATTATGCCGTGGCGCAGGATGCCGATATGCTCTTGGTGCACCACGGCCTGTTTTGGAAAAGCGAGCCGGTAACCATCACCGGCTGGAAACACCGCCGCATCGCTACGCTGATCCGGCACAACATCAATATGGCCGGCTACCACCTGCCGCTCGATGCCCACCCCGAAGTAGGCAACAATGCCCGGCTGGCGGCACGCATGGGCTGGCATATAGAAGGGCAAACCGGCGAGCAAAACCTGCTGATGTTCGGCACGCCGGGGGCAGAAATAGACGGCCATGCACTGCTGGCCAATCTGGCCGAACGTTTGGGGCGACAGCCGGTATCTGCCGGCGATTTATCGCGGCCAGTGCGCAAGCTGGCCTGGTGTACCGGCGGGGCACAGGGCTTTTTCCAACAGGCAATCGATATGGGCGCGGATGCTTTCGTTACCGGCGAGATTTCCGAAGCGCAATACCATTTGGCGCAGGAAAACGGCGTGCTGTTTGTGAGTGCCGGGCACCATGCCACCGAGCGTTACGGTATCCAGGCGCTATCGGCGCGGCTGCAGCAGGAATGGCCGCTGGATTGTTTGTTTTTTGATGAAGATAATCCGGCTTGAGTCTAACTTGGCAGCATAGCCTTTACATTTTGCTTTTCAGGTAGCCTTTAGCCGCGTTTCCATTATGCGGACAGGAGGTTGCGTTGTTGTACTTATCCCCACGCAACCTGCTGCGACAAGACAAATCTTTACTTTATTTCAAATACTGCTTTAAGTGTTGATTTAGATTAAGGTAGAATCACGCCGCTGCGCTATTGGCAGCAAGAGGCCTTTGTTAGGTTGCCGCCTTGCGGTGCGCAACGGCTGCTGTGCAAAGGCTTCGATATTTCGGTATTTTCAGAGTATTAGGATGATTGAGTAATGACTAACCAAGAAATCAATCAGGAACGGCGGCGCTTTTTGGTGCTGGCCACTGCTGGTGCCGCCGGCGTGGGCGCACTAGGGGTAGCCAAGCCTTTCGTCGCCAGCTTTTTCCCTTCGGAAAAGGCTAAAGCGGCCGGCGCGCCGATCGATATTGATGTAAGCAAAATCGAGGCCGGCCAGCTGGTTACCGCCGAATGGCGCGGCAAGCCAATCTGGGTGCTCAACCGCACCGAGCAGCAGCTGAAAGATTTGCCTTCCTTAAACGGCGAGTTGGTCGATCCCTCCTCCACTGCTGCCGACCAGCAGCCGGTATACTGCCAAAACGAACTGCGCTCCATCAAAGGCAAAGATAATATCT
Proteins encoded:
- the brnQ gene encoding branched-chain amino acid transport system II carrier protein; amino-acid sequence: MNKNTFIIGFMLFAIFFGAGNLIFPPTLGLNSGPEFWSTLLGFVITGVGLPLLGIVVSAFYHNGYKTALTRIHPWFAVIFLMAIYLTIGPFFAIPRTGATSYEMAVLPFIGEAGRTSLLAFTVVYYAVTLWPSLNPSKMVERIGAILTPALLIAILALIGKSVWWLYGNPPTMPAVNFGDQSAFLAGFIGGYQTMDVLASVAFSVIVINAIKAKMPADQRDNQVVMKQTFVAGIIAAVSLAIIYVGLAWVSNRLSVSPDTLADLSAKQQDIGSFLLNTAAYQTFGSFGRILFGIIVTLACLTTSVGLVTAVGEFFYGLFPRIRYSSYVIAVTLVSFILANQGLSAVIGKSVPVLMVLYPIAMTILLLLIIDNFIRPMPLLAHRLATGLATAVSILSVAGAGFTEQLPLKAYSLEWLPFALAGIVLGSIIGKMAGGKPADQETV
- a CDS encoding glutathione S-transferase family protein, which translates into the protein MKLYTSPTSPYGRLVLLAALPRHDLDFEIAYTNPWENPAGLQALNPFSQVPVLQTDSGTVIGNSPFILDFLLGHPLKTAEQTSTAAFAFSLLDQLVKLFGLQKFKADNTPDHPLTERARAACSRGLAAAPQLDAESGDVAHLALGMALVFMQYRLPDLQPHLSPANQSALAQFTARADVRAVSPENLESRPATLAQLRQGLV
- a CDS encoding SGNH/GDSL hydrolase family protein — protein: MWRLYAVMLFTALLTVWFSQDSINAYWQQTYHRASPLENLNDYGWWRSGSSWQQAALSQHEAALGWLEAKNESWRQQHTAEYALPDAAVMPTVPTVPPEVESKPASAPPVAQNTASKPLPERVRLSAGDKVFFAGDSMMEGVAPHVQKWLSSQYGIDSLNLSKQSTGLSYPSFFDWPATIEKTLREDRKIRLLVIFLGPNDPWDFPNPEPGTRGYLKFQSPEWEQVYRQRIERILAAAQAADVKVIWLGVPLMKSSRLNAQMRYLDRLFASELAGKTIWLPTDKIMGGGDGQYRDSISINGQTVRLRSKDGIHFTIKGQQLLAEQITGRIDYQPAPAAPAAPAASETVIAGGKP
- a CDS encoding Dyp-type peroxidase; amino-acid sequence: MSTPQTAIIPETITAAIYIEADVRDKAKVKTACREALAALADCQTRFPGHELGMTIAFGADFWRSLNHSGEGEEIRPFVPLGNGLCPATQCDVMVHVQSTHTGLNYLLAEKVLAAFGESLEVKNETHGFRMPEERGLDGFVDGTENPHGDEEIASVGIIAEGKSAGGSYVVLQQYLHDLNKWDGISVKEQEQAVGRSKADNIEFAREERLPDSHLGRTNIKENGVGLKIVRRSLPFGQVSGEHGLQFIAYSASLHNIDEQLKFMFGEKDGKIDLLLKHMSTAKRSAYYYAPSVKRLADL
- a CDS encoding MBOAT family O-acyltransferase, whose product is MPLLSIEFAAFFLCFFPVYWLLAKHPRWQNWLLLFAGLGWLWHLHWGFAVAVLAFSLGVTLIAAGLSQGKAQAARCRWLAAGVLLAVLNLSFFKYVDFFLPLLQRGGPDQDTALGILMPLGISYYTFQGVAYLVSVYRNEDVRLKWRELLLYFSFFPTITSGPIARAGQLKSICGTDGGMAAQIRSEQPRVIIRPALAIGLIVLGICKKWWLAGALGGNWVDPVFENPLQYDAITVLTAMYGYTVQLFMDFSGYTDLVVGMAMLLGFQLPQNFAMPLRAFNLRDFWDRWHITLSTWIRDYIYIPLGGSRKGWWRTQVNLMIAMLLSGIWHGHGWNFLLWGALHGVVLVGLNIGDKILGGREKLSGSSRLGKLAAVLFTVNFVCFSFVVFRTESLADAGLMFRSLLGGGGSGVPELETLLVLGAMVLALAAYGFLAKLFDRAVALLERLPMWTWPLPMGAAMWLLMVFAPSGIPGFMYANF
- a CDS encoding SGNH/GDSL hydrolase family protein; translation: MLFSKKGRQLALMIACLLACQACSAETAAQGTPEKAELTNYGSWQPVWLAKLQRLSRGGNVKFRIVQLGDSHTAGDYFTNELRTRLQQQWGDGGIGWVYPNSVSGQRNAQVLHNSSGWQVLSNRNAHAEFPLGGILNRSSGGGGSVTVNPRNPVAEAQQITITARPVFADSELKVQDAQGSQVASLPNLGSNAWQYFSFTANLPLSYRAQAGDIWEIGHINIENSRPGVTVSAMGINGSQLSQWSGWRADWQQDLSATQADLVILAYGTNEAFNSNLDIVQTKRIWVDTIRKIREALPGAGILIIGAPESLKSRHGQCGQRPPYLDAVQQMQRDIAQQEQTLYWSWQTAMGGACSMKSWMAQGLGARDGVHFTAQGYQTVADKLADDLIKLANK
- the petA gene encoding ubiquinol-cytochrome c reductase iron-sulfur subunit, with protein sequence MTNQEINQERRRFLVLATAGAAGVGALGVAKPFVASFFPSEKAKAAGAPIDIDVSKIEAGQLVTAEWRGKPIWVLNRTEQQLKDLPSLNGELVDPSSTAADQQPVYCQNELRSIKGKDNIWVAVGICTHLGCSPTFRPDLAPADLGANWKGGFFCPCHGSKFDLAGRVFKGVPAPSNLVIPPYKYLSETTIRVGEDG
- a CDS encoding Nif3-like dinuclear metal center hexameric protein, with translation MPQRQDIIRWCNEFLRTAEFHDYAPNGLQVEGREEVHKIVCAVTASQAAIDYAVAQDADMLLVHHGLFWKSEPVTITGWKHRRIATLIRHNINMAGYHLPLDAHPEVGNNARLAARMGWHIEGQTGEQNLLMFGTPGAEIDGHALLANLAERLGRQPVSAGDLSRPVRKLAWCTGGAQGFFQQAIDMGADAFVTGEISEAQYHLAQENGVLFVSAGHHATERYGIQALSARLQQEWPLDCLFFDEDNPA
- the rph gene encoding ribonuclease PH, which encodes MSPAPIRTGRAPDQLRPVSITPHFLPHADGSVLIACGNTKVICTASIDESVPPFLRGKNQGWVTAEYGMLPASTASRMRREAAQGKQSGRTQEIQRLIGRSLRAAVDLSRLGERQILIDCDVIQADGGTRTASITGAYVALHLAIGKLLAAGKLAHNPIREAVAAISLGIVGGVPLLDLDYPEDSGCDSDINLVMTASGNIIEIQGTAEGAAFSPAALTQLLALGQKGIAELLQHQQAAIAAAG